In a single window of the Gossypium hirsutum isolate 1008001.06 chromosome A13, Gossypium_hirsutum_v2.1, whole genome shotgun sequence genome:
- the LOC121212564 gene encoding probable magnesium transporter NIPA9 isoform X1: MWESICLTLVATAGNNIGKVLQKKGTVILPPLSFKLKVIRTYAVNKFWVIGFLMDISGALLMLRALSLAPVSVIQPVSGCGLAILSIFSHFYLQEVMNIVDWMGITLAGIGTIGVGAGGEEQESSAVSILQLPWLAFVVVIVFVLLNGWRRIYKRQRREQELVYTLSLDFKDIEYEVVEEIIYGLESGILFGMASVISKMGFVFVEQGFSKMLIPLCISISICCSGTGFYYQTHGLKHGRAIVISTCAAVASIVTGVLAGMLALGEQLPSAPVARLSLLLGWLFIMMGVILLVSSTRLMRHILWPLRNLIPGGVDRNFNLRRSGSLRVKDPSPSAVIPAATLHHLISTPAKEKA, from the exons atgtggGAATCGATTTGTTTAACATTGGTAGCAACAGCGGGTAATAACATAGGCAAAGTTCTACAAAAGAAGGGCACTGTTATCCTCCCTCCTCTCTCCTTCAAGCTCAAG gTGATAAGAACATATGCTGTTAATAAATTTTGGGTGATAGGATTTCTGATGGATATTTCCGGTGCCTTGTTGATGTTGAGAGCATTATCTTTGGCTCCG GTATCTGTCATTCAACCAGTCTCTGGCTGTGGGCTTGCCATTCTTTCGATCTTTTCACACTTCTATCTGCAAGAAGTGATGAACATTGTTGACTGGATGGGGATTACATTAGCTGGTATTGGCACCATAG GTGTTGGTGCTGGTGGAGAGGAGCAAGAGTCTTCAGCAGTATCGATTTTACAGCTACCGTGGTTGGCATTTGTTGTCGTGATCGTGTTT GTACTCCTAAATGGCTGGCGTCGCATCTACAAGCGTCAACGGAGAGAACAAGAGCTGGTATATACTCTCTCTCTCGATTTTAAAGAT ATAGAGTATGAAGTTGTTGAAGAAATCATCTATGGCCTGGAATCAGGAATTTTATTTGG AATGGCATCAGTGATATCGAAGATGGGATTTGTCTTCGTGGAGCAGGGCTTCTCCAAAATGTTGATTCCCCTATGTATCTCGATCAGCATTTGTTGTAGCGGCACTGGATTTTACTATCAG ACACATGGCCTAAAGCATGGTCGAGCAATCGTGATCTCCACCTGTGCTGCCGTGGCATCAATCGTGACTGGTGTACTTGCTGGTATGCTTGCATTGGGTGAACAGTTGCCTTCAGCACCAGTTGCTCGCCTTTCACTTCTTCTTGGATG GTTATTTATCATGATGGGTGTAATTTTGCTTGTGAGTTCAACAAGATTGATGCGACACATTCTGTGGCCATTACGAAACTTAATACCGGGTGGAGTGGACCGGAACTTCAATCTCAGGCGATCAGGTTCTCTTCGAGTCAAGGACCCTAGTCCGAGTGCTGTTATCCCAGCCGCCACATTGCACCATCTGATTTCAACACCAGCGAAAGAGAAAGCATAG
- the LOC121212564 gene encoding probable magnesium transporter NIPA9 isoform X2, producing the protein MWESICLTLVATAGNNIGKVLQKKGTVILPPLSFKLKVIRTYAVNKFWVIGFLMDISGALLMLRALSLAPVSVIQPVSGCGLAILSIFSHFYLQEVMNIVDWMGITLAGIGTIGVGAGGEEQESSAVSILQLPWLAFVVVIVFVLLNGWRRIYKRQRREQELIEYEVVEEIIYGLESGILFGMASVISKMGFVFVEQGFSKMLIPLCISISICCSGTGFYYQTHGLKHGRAIVISTCAAVASIVTGVLAGMLALGEQLPSAPVARLSLLLGWLFIMMGVILLVSSTRLMRHILWPLRNLIPGGVDRNFNLRRSGSLRVKDPSPSAVIPAATLHHLISTPAKEKA; encoded by the exons atgtggGAATCGATTTGTTTAACATTGGTAGCAACAGCGGGTAATAACATAGGCAAAGTTCTACAAAAGAAGGGCACTGTTATCCTCCCTCCTCTCTCCTTCAAGCTCAAG gTGATAAGAACATATGCTGTTAATAAATTTTGGGTGATAGGATTTCTGATGGATATTTCCGGTGCCTTGTTGATGTTGAGAGCATTATCTTTGGCTCCG GTATCTGTCATTCAACCAGTCTCTGGCTGTGGGCTTGCCATTCTTTCGATCTTTTCACACTTCTATCTGCAAGAAGTGATGAACATTGTTGACTGGATGGGGATTACATTAGCTGGTATTGGCACCATAG GTGTTGGTGCTGGTGGAGAGGAGCAAGAGTCTTCAGCAGTATCGATTTTACAGCTACCGTGGTTGGCATTTGTTGTCGTGATCGTGTTT GTACTCCTAAATGGCTGGCGTCGCATCTACAAGCGTCAACGGAGAGAACAAGAGCTG ATAGAGTATGAAGTTGTTGAAGAAATCATCTATGGCCTGGAATCAGGAATTTTATTTGG AATGGCATCAGTGATATCGAAGATGGGATTTGTCTTCGTGGAGCAGGGCTTCTCCAAAATGTTGATTCCCCTATGTATCTCGATCAGCATTTGTTGTAGCGGCACTGGATTTTACTATCAG ACACATGGCCTAAAGCATGGTCGAGCAATCGTGATCTCCACCTGTGCTGCCGTGGCATCAATCGTGACTGGTGTACTTGCTGGTATGCTTGCATTGGGTGAACAGTTGCCTTCAGCACCAGTTGCTCGCCTTTCACTTCTTCTTGGATG GTTATTTATCATGATGGGTGTAATTTTGCTTGTGAGTTCAACAAGATTGATGCGACACATTCTGTGGCCATTACGAAACTTAATACCGGGTGGAGTGGACCGGAACTTCAATCTCAGGCGATCAGGTTCTCTTCGAGTCAAGGACCCTAGTCCGAGTGCTGTTATCCCAGCCGCCACATTGCACCATCTGATTTCAACACCAGCGAAAGAGAAAGCATAG
- the LOC121212564 gene encoding probable magnesium transporter NIPA9 isoform X4: MWESICLTLVATAGNNIGKVLQKKGTVILPPLSFKLKVSVIQPVSGCGLAILSIFSHFYLQEVMNIVDWMGITLAGIGTIGVGAGGEEQESSAVSILQLPWLAFVVVIVFVLLNGWRRIYKRQRREQELIEYEVVEEIIYGLESGILFGMASVISKMGFVFVEQGFSKMLIPLCISISICCSGTGFYYQTHGLKHGRAIVISTCAAVASIVTGVLAGMLALGEQLPSAPVARLSLLLGWLFIMMGVILLVSSTRLMRHILWPLRNLIPGGVDRNFNLRRSGSLRVKDPSPSAVIPAATLHHLISTPAKEKA; encoded by the exons atgtggGAATCGATTTGTTTAACATTGGTAGCAACAGCGGGTAATAACATAGGCAAAGTTCTACAAAAGAAGGGCACTGTTATCCTCCCTCCTCTCTCCTTCAAGCTCAAG GTATCTGTCATTCAACCAGTCTCTGGCTGTGGGCTTGCCATTCTTTCGATCTTTTCACACTTCTATCTGCAAGAAGTGATGAACATTGTTGACTGGATGGGGATTACATTAGCTGGTATTGGCACCATAG GTGTTGGTGCTGGTGGAGAGGAGCAAGAGTCTTCAGCAGTATCGATTTTACAGCTACCGTGGTTGGCATTTGTTGTCGTGATCGTGTTT GTACTCCTAAATGGCTGGCGTCGCATCTACAAGCGTCAACGGAGAGAACAAGAGCTG ATAGAGTATGAAGTTGTTGAAGAAATCATCTATGGCCTGGAATCAGGAATTTTATTTGG AATGGCATCAGTGATATCGAAGATGGGATTTGTCTTCGTGGAGCAGGGCTTCTCCAAAATGTTGATTCCCCTATGTATCTCGATCAGCATTTGTTGTAGCGGCACTGGATTTTACTATCAG ACACATGGCCTAAAGCATGGTCGAGCAATCGTGATCTCCACCTGTGCTGCCGTGGCATCAATCGTGACTGGTGTACTTGCTGGTATGCTTGCATTGGGTGAACAGTTGCCTTCAGCACCAGTTGCTCGCCTTTCACTTCTTCTTGGATG GTTATTTATCATGATGGGTGTAATTTTGCTTGTGAGTTCAACAAGATTGATGCGACACATTCTGTGGCCATTACGAAACTTAATACCGGGTGGAGTGGACCGGAACTTCAATCTCAGGCGATCAGGTTCTCTTCGAGTCAAGGACCCTAGTCCGAGTGCTGTTATCCCAGCCGCCACATTGCACCATCTGATTTCAACACCAGCGAAAGAGAAAGCATAG
- the LOC121212564 gene encoding probable magnesium transporter NIPA9 isoform X3, with product MWESICLTLVATAGNNIGKVLQKKGTVILPPLSFKLKVSVIQPVSGCGLAILSIFSHFYLQEVMNIVDWMGITLAGIGTIGVGAGGEEQESSAVSILQLPWLAFVVVIVFVLLNGWRRIYKRQRREQELVYTLSLDFKDIEYEVVEEIIYGLESGILFGMASVISKMGFVFVEQGFSKMLIPLCISISICCSGTGFYYQTHGLKHGRAIVISTCAAVASIVTGVLAGMLALGEQLPSAPVARLSLLLGWLFIMMGVILLVSSTRLMRHILWPLRNLIPGGVDRNFNLRRSGSLRVKDPSPSAVIPAATLHHLISTPAKEKA from the exons atgtggGAATCGATTTGTTTAACATTGGTAGCAACAGCGGGTAATAACATAGGCAAAGTTCTACAAAAGAAGGGCACTGTTATCCTCCCTCCTCTCTCCTTCAAGCTCAAG GTATCTGTCATTCAACCAGTCTCTGGCTGTGGGCTTGCCATTCTTTCGATCTTTTCACACTTCTATCTGCAAGAAGTGATGAACATTGTTGACTGGATGGGGATTACATTAGCTGGTATTGGCACCATAG GTGTTGGTGCTGGTGGAGAGGAGCAAGAGTCTTCAGCAGTATCGATTTTACAGCTACCGTGGTTGGCATTTGTTGTCGTGATCGTGTTT GTACTCCTAAATGGCTGGCGTCGCATCTACAAGCGTCAACGGAGAGAACAAGAGCTGGTATATACTCTCTCTCTCGATTTTAAAGAT ATAGAGTATGAAGTTGTTGAAGAAATCATCTATGGCCTGGAATCAGGAATTTTATTTGG AATGGCATCAGTGATATCGAAGATGGGATTTGTCTTCGTGGAGCAGGGCTTCTCCAAAATGTTGATTCCCCTATGTATCTCGATCAGCATTTGTTGTAGCGGCACTGGATTTTACTATCAG ACACATGGCCTAAAGCATGGTCGAGCAATCGTGATCTCCACCTGTGCTGCCGTGGCATCAATCGTGACTGGTGTACTTGCTGGTATGCTTGCATTGGGTGAACAGTTGCCTTCAGCACCAGTTGCTCGCCTTTCACTTCTTCTTGGATG GTTATTTATCATGATGGGTGTAATTTTGCTTGTGAGTTCAACAAGATTGATGCGACACATTCTGTGGCCATTACGAAACTTAATACCGGGTGGAGTGGACCGGAACTTCAATCTCAGGCGATCAGGTTCTCTTCGAGTCAAGGACCCTAGTCCGAGTGCTGTTATCCCAGCCGCCACATTGCACCATCTGATTTCAACACCAGCGAAAGAGAAAGCATAG